One Aegilops tauschii subsp. strangulata cultivar AL8/78 chromosome 7, Aet v6.0, whole genome shotgun sequence genomic window carries:
- the LOC109746764 gene encoding alternative NAD(P)H-ubiquinone oxidoreductase C1, chloroplastic/mitochondrial isoform X1, with amino-acid sequence MSCRAAPWGRPSAPRSRPFPASARLRGPFGGLNAWKNPILKNSFGLPSGLFRCMASSGSGDGGFSRPQSIDEAPMPLYSWPDKKRPRVCILGGGFGGLYTALRLESLVWPGNNKPQVMLVDQSDRFVFKPMLYELLSGEVDVWEIAPYFTELLKNTSVQFVKDSVKLLRPSDHLRREPGVSCTGGVVHLESGTVVEYDWLVLALGAEAKIDVVPGSAEYALPFTTLEHALKVESELKMLERRRFGKKSPPIQVAIVGLGYSGVELAATISERLKNTGTVKAINFQTTICPNAPPGNREAALKVLESQNIQLFLGYSVNCIREVYASEDSGSMVADAKVGGDDKKLVLELQAAQRGLQSQVLEADLVLWTVGSQSQILRLQPPDAPYVIPLNGRGQVETEETLQVKGHPRTFAIGDSAALRDPSGKFLPANAQVAFQQADFAGWNLWAAINDRPLLPFRFQNLGEMMTLGRNDAAITANFIEGLTLEGPVGHAARKLVYCLRMPTDEHRVKVGVSWLAKGAVDSLASLQTAVASALSPPTAPPTTAAADAATNRCAMDPDAEIAFDFPPYLCQYKSGRVHRPGGDAFAPAGTDPLTGVVSKDVHSGPARARVYLPPDAATAAAAPGRLPVVVYFHGGGFVVGSPARPSTHAYLNDLVARSGAVGVSVYYRLAPEHPLPAAYDDGWAAVRWVLTGADPWLLDHADLSRVFLSGCSAGANIAHNMAVRAAALPEGAAVRGLMAVHPYFTGKEPVGAEAAFGPDVREFMDRTWRFVFPGSLGLDDPNVNPFVTDEARAAVARIPCERVLVCVAEDDVLLKERGLWYARELRASGYAGEIELFESKGVGHAFQFDQLGSGEGVRLQERLVEFIKK; translated from the exons ATGAGCTGCCGCGCGGCTCCATGGGGCCGCCCGTCGGCCCCCCGGAGCCGGCCCTTTCCCGCCTCGGCGCGCCTCCGCGGCCCGTTCG GGGGTTTGAATGCGTGGAAGAATCCAATCCTCAAAAACTCGTTTGGGCTGCCGTCTGGACTGTTCAGATGCATGGCTTCAAGTGGCTCTGGGGATGGCGGCTTTTCTCGTCCTCAATCAATTGATGAAGCGCCGATGCCGCTGTACTCTTGGCCAGACAAGAAG CGGCCACGGGTATGCATTTTGGGTGGTGGATTTGGTGGGCTGTATACTGCTCTGAGACTAGAATCTCTTGTATGGCCTGGTAATAACAAGCCTCAG GTGATGCTAGTTGATCAATCTGACAGATTTGTATTCAAGCCCATGCTGTACGAGCTCTTATCAGGAG AGGTGGATGTCTGGGAAATAGCTCCGTATTTTACAGAGCTACTGAAGAACACTAGTGTTCAATTTGTGAAGGATAGTGTAAAGCTTCTTCGCCCTTCTGATCACTTAAGAAGAGAGCCTGGAGTATCATGCACTGGCGGAGTTGTTCATCTTGAAAGTGGCACCGTTGTTGAATATGATTG GCTCGTTCTAGCTCTAGGGGCTGAAGCTAAGATTGACGTCGTTCCAGGATCTGCCGAATATGCACTTCCTTtcacaactttggaacatgctTTG AAAGTTGAAAGTGAATTGAAAATGTTAGAAAGGAGAAGGTTTGGTAAGAAGTCCCCACCTATTCAGGTGGCCATTGTGGGACTGGGTTACTCTGGTGTTGAGCTAGCTGCCACTATCTCTGAGAGATTAAAGAACACAGGGACTGTCAAAGCAATCAATTTTCAAACAACCATCTGTCCTAACGCACCACCAGGAAATCGTGAAGCTGCTCTGAAG GTTCTTGAGTCCCAAAATATCCAACTTTTCTTGGGATATTCGGTGAACTGCATCAGAGAGGTTTATGCATCTGAGGATTCAGGTAGCATGGTTGCAGATGCAAAAGTTGGGGGTGACGATAAGAAACTAGTTTTGGAACTTCAAGCTGCTCAAAGAGGCCTCCAGAGCCAGGTTCTGGAGGCCGATCTGGTACTATGGACAGTGGGTTCACAATCCCAGATTCTTCGGTTACAACCTCCTGATGCCCCATACGTGATTCCTTTGAATGGCCGGGGCCAAGTAGAGACAGAGGAAACCCTTCAAGTAAAGGGCCATCCTAGAACATTTGCAATTGGTGATTCAGCAGCTCTAAGAGACCCATCAGGAAAATTTCTCCCAGCCAACGCACAG gttgcttttcagcaagcagatTTCGCTGGATGGAATCTCTGGGCGGCAATCAATGACCGGCCCCTTTTGCCGTTCAG GTTCCAAAATCTTGGTGAGATGATGACACTGGGTAGAAATGATGCTGCGATAACAGCAAATTTCATCGAGGGACTGACCTTGGAAGGGCCTGTAGGGCATGCTG CTAGGAAGCTCGTGTACTGCCTCAGGATGCCCACAGATGAGCACCGGGTGAAGGTTGGAGTCAGTTGGTTGGCAAAGGGTGCTGTTGATTCGCTTGCGTCTCTGCAGACTGCA GTGGCCAGCGCACTTTCCCCTCCCACCGCTCcccccaccaccgccgccgccgacgccgccaccAACCGCTGCGCCATGGATCCCGACGCCGAGATCGCCTTCGACTTCCCGCCCTACCTCTGCCAGTACAAGAGCGGCCGCGTGCACCGCCCGGGCGGCGACGCCTTCGCCCCCGCCGGCACCGACCCGCTCACCGGCGTCGTCTCCAAGGACGTCCACTCCGGCCCCGCCCGCGCGCGCGTCTACCTCCCGCccgacgccgccaccgccgccgcggccccCGGCAGGCTCCCCGTCGTCGTCTACTTCCACGGCGGCGGCTTCGTGGTCGGCTCCCCGGCCCGCCCCTCCACCCACGCCTACCTCAACGACCTCGTCGCCCGCTCCGGCGCCGTCGGCGTGTCCGTCTACTACCGCCTCGCCCCCGAGCACCCGCTCCCCGCCGCCTACGACGACGGCTGGGCGGCCGTGCGCTGGGTCCTCACCGGCGCCGACCCGTGGCTGCTCGACCACGCCGACCTCTCCCGCGTCTTCCTCTCCGGCTGCAGCGCCGGCGCCAACATCGCGCACAACATGGCCGTCCGCGCCGCCGCGCTGCCCGAGGGCGCCGCCGTCCGGGGCCTCATGGCCGTGCACCCCTACTTCACCGGGAAGGAGCCCGTGGGCGCGGAGGCCGCGTTCGGCCCCGACGTGCGCGAGTTCATGGACCGCACCTGGCGCTTCGTGTTCCCGGGCTCCCTCGGCCTGGACGACCCCAACGTGAACCCGTTCGTGACCGACGAGGCGCGCGCCGCCGTGGCGAGGATCCCGTGCGAGCGCGTGCTGGTGTGCGTCGCCGAGGACGACGTCCTGCTCAAGGAGCGCGGCCTGTGGTACGCCCGCGAGCTCAGGGCCAGCGGCTACGCCGGCGAGATCGAGCTGTTCGAGTCCAAGGGCGTCGGCCACGCCTTCCAGTTCGACCAgctgggctccggcgagggcgtcAGGCTGCAGGAGCGCCTGGTGGAATTCATCAAGAAATGA
- the LOC109746764 gene encoding uncharacterized protein isoform X2, which produces MIARLVLALGAEAKIDVVPGSAEYALPFTTLEHALKVESELKMLERRRFGKKSPPIQVAIVGLGYSGVELAATISERLKNTGTVKAINFQTTICPNAPPGNREAALKVLESQNIQLFLGYSVNCIREVYASEDSGSMVADAKVGGDDKKLVLELQAAQRGLQSQVLEADLVLWTVGSQSQILRLQPPDAPYVIPLNGRGQVETEETLQVKGHPRTFAIGDSAALRDPSGKFLPANAQVAFQQADFAGWNLWAAINDRPLLPFRFQNLGEMMTLGRNDAAITANFIEGLTLEGPVGHAARKLVYCLRMPTDEHRVKVGVSWLAKGAVDSLASLQTAVASALSPPTAPPTTAAADAATNRCAMDPDAEIAFDFPPYLCQYKSGRVHRPGGDAFAPAGTDPLTGVVSKDVHSGPARARVYLPPDAATAAAAPGRLPVVVYFHGGGFVVGSPARPSTHAYLNDLVARSGAVGVSVYYRLAPEHPLPAAYDDGWAAVRWVLTGADPWLLDHADLSRVFLSGCSAGANIAHNMAVRAAALPEGAAVRGLMAVHPYFTGKEPVGAEAAFGPDVREFMDRTWRFVFPGSLGLDDPNVNPFVTDEARAAVARIPCERVLVCVAEDDVLLKERGLWYARELRASGYAGEIELFESKGVGHAFQFDQLGSGEGVRLQERLVEFIKK; this is translated from the exons ATGATTG CCAGGCTCGTTCTAGCTCTAGGGGCTGAAGCTAAGATTGACGTCGTTCCAGGATCTGCCGAATATGCACTTCCTTtcacaactttggaacatgctTTG AAAGTTGAAAGTGAATTGAAAATGTTAGAAAGGAGAAGGTTTGGTAAGAAGTCCCCACCTATTCAGGTGGCCATTGTGGGACTGGGTTACTCTGGTGTTGAGCTAGCTGCCACTATCTCTGAGAGATTAAAGAACACAGGGACTGTCAAAGCAATCAATTTTCAAACAACCATCTGTCCTAACGCACCACCAGGAAATCGTGAAGCTGCTCTGAAG GTTCTTGAGTCCCAAAATATCCAACTTTTCTTGGGATATTCGGTGAACTGCATCAGAGAGGTTTATGCATCTGAGGATTCAGGTAGCATGGTTGCAGATGCAAAAGTTGGGGGTGACGATAAGAAACTAGTTTTGGAACTTCAAGCTGCTCAAAGAGGCCTCCAGAGCCAGGTTCTGGAGGCCGATCTGGTACTATGGACAGTGGGTTCACAATCCCAGATTCTTCGGTTACAACCTCCTGATGCCCCATACGTGATTCCTTTGAATGGCCGGGGCCAAGTAGAGACAGAGGAAACCCTTCAAGTAAAGGGCCATCCTAGAACATTTGCAATTGGTGATTCAGCAGCTCTAAGAGACCCATCAGGAAAATTTCTCCCAGCCAACGCACAG gttgcttttcagcaagcagatTTCGCTGGATGGAATCTCTGGGCGGCAATCAATGACCGGCCCCTTTTGCCGTTCAG GTTCCAAAATCTTGGTGAGATGATGACACTGGGTAGAAATGATGCTGCGATAACAGCAAATTTCATCGAGGGACTGACCTTGGAAGGGCCTGTAGGGCATGCTG CTAGGAAGCTCGTGTACTGCCTCAGGATGCCCACAGATGAGCACCGGGTGAAGGTTGGAGTCAGTTGGTTGGCAAAGGGTGCTGTTGATTCGCTTGCGTCTCTGCAGACTGCA GTGGCCAGCGCACTTTCCCCTCCCACCGCTCcccccaccaccgccgccgccgacgccgccaccAACCGCTGCGCCATGGATCCCGACGCCGAGATCGCCTTCGACTTCCCGCCCTACCTCTGCCAGTACAAGAGCGGCCGCGTGCACCGCCCGGGCGGCGACGCCTTCGCCCCCGCCGGCACCGACCCGCTCACCGGCGTCGTCTCCAAGGACGTCCACTCCGGCCCCGCCCGCGCGCGCGTCTACCTCCCGCccgacgccgccaccgccgccgcggccccCGGCAGGCTCCCCGTCGTCGTCTACTTCCACGGCGGCGGCTTCGTGGTCGGCTCCCCGGCCCGCCCCTCCACCCACGCCTACCTCAACGACCTCGTCGCCCGCTCCGGCGCCGTCGGCGTGTCCGTCTACTACCGCCTCGCCCCCGAGCACCCGCTCCCCGCCGCCTACGACGACGGCTGGGCGGCCGTGCGCTGGGTCCTCACCGGCGCCGACCCGTGGCTGCTCGACCACGCCGACCTCTCCCGCGTCTTCCTCTCCGGCTGCAGCGCCGGCGCCAACATCGCGCACAACATGGCCGTCCGCGCCGCCGCGCTGCCCGAGGGCGCCGCCGTCCGGGGCCTCATGGCCGTGCACCCCTACTTCACCGGGAAGGAGCCCGTGGGCGCGGAGGCCGCGTTCGGCCCCGACGTGCGCGAGTTCATGGACCGCACCTGGCGCTTCGTGTTCCCGGGCTCCCTCGGCCTGGACGACCCCAACGTGAACCCGTTCGTGACCGACGAGGCGCGCGCCGCCGTGGCGAGGATCCCGTGCGAGCGCGTGCTGGTGTGCGTCGCCGAGGACGACGTCCTGCTCAAGGAGCGCGGCCTGTGGTACGCCCGCGAGCTCAGGGCCAGCGGCTACGCCGGCGAGATCGAGCTGTTCGAGTCCAAGGGCGTCGGCCACGCCTTCCAGTTCGACCAgctgggctccggcgagggcgtcAGGCTGCAGGAGCGCCTGGTGGAATTCATCAAGAAATGA